A region of Arabidopsis thaliana chromosome 5, partial sequence DNA encodes the following proteins:
- a CDS encoding potassium transporter (NHL domain-containing protein; LOCATED IN: endomembrane system; EXPRESSED IN: 7 plant structures; EXPRESSED DURING: L mature pollen stage, M germinated pollen stage, 4 anthesis, petal differentiation and expansion stage; CONTAINS InterPro DOMAIN/s: NHL repeat (InterPro:IPR001258), Six-bladed beta-propeller, TolB-like (InterPro:IPR011042); BEST Arabidopsis thaliana protein match is: NHL domain-containing protein (TAIR:AT1G70280.2); Has 2211 Blast hits to 1172 proteins in 193 species: Archae - 21; Bacteria - 928; Metazoa - 143; Fungi - 0; Plants - 261; Viruses - 0; Other Eukaryotes - 858 (source: NCBI BLink).): MRKNANLLILFMIFMFFFCGLSSVSAKPPPVKIVSGLVTNVASILWKWLWSLQTSTTTTTTTKSGVSSRSMVKYESGYNMETVFDGSKLGIEPYAIEVSPNGGELIVLDSENSNIHKISMPLSRYGKPKLLSGSQEGYTGHVDGKLKEARMNRPRGLAMDDRGNIYVADTINMAIRKISDDGVSTIAAGGRWSGGSKEESMRFSDDFDLIYVSSSCSLLVIDRGNQLIKEIQLHDHDCSQPEPDTDSLHLGTALLVAAVFFGYMLALLVRRVRSLFSSSSHDTKSKRHVATPSMTMAPYQRYPRPVRQPLIPPQHESEKEEGFLGSLGKLVVKTGSSVSEMMSGSRNVIPPNFHQYHHQQEPNQWPVQESFAIPEEDGPPALEPRSGTNPDKPYLRAQGTNQNRSYYQDYDQYQNQQKRNVNDTASFEDNREKNEIVFGAVQEQDGRREAMVIKAVDFNEAINDQRNLRPRINYMGYSSQVY, encoded by the exons atgaggaaaaatgcaaatttgttgattttgtttatgattttcatgtttttcttttgtgggtTATCCTCAGTTTCAGCTAAACCTCCTCCTGTTA AGATTGTAAGTGGGCTTGTGACAAATGTAGCATCGATACTCTGGAAATGGTTATGGTCTCTTCAAACATCCACAACCACAACAACCACCACAAAATCTG GTGTTTCTAGCCGTTCGATGGTGAAATACGAAAGTGGATATAACATGGAGACAGTTTTTGATGGAAGTAAGCTTGGGATTGAGCCCTATGCGATTGAAGTTTCCCCTAATGGAGGAGAGCTTATTGTCTTGGATTCTGAGAACAGTAACATCCACAAAATCTCCATGCCTCTTTCTAGAT ATGGTAAACCAAAGCTACTCTCTGGTTCACAAGAAGGCTACACAGGACATGTCGATGGGAAACTCAAAGAAGCGAGAATGAATCGTCCTCGAGGATTAGCCATGGACGACAGGGGGAACATCTACGTCGCCGATACTATCAATATGGCCATACGCAAGATCAGCGATGACG gAGTCTCAACCATCGCCGCTGGAGGAAGATGGAGCGGTGGATCTAAAGAGGAGTCAATGAGATTCTCCGATGACTTTGATTTAATATATGTCTCTTCAAGCTGCTCTCTTCTAGTCATTGATCGAGGGAATCAATTGATTAAAGAGATTCAGCTTCACGATCATGACTGTTCTCAACCGGAACCCGACACAGATAGTCTCCATCTTG GAACCGCTTTGCTGGTTGCTGCTGTGTTCTTTGGGTATATGTTAGCATTATTAGTTCGTAGGGTACGATCGCTGTTCTCTTCGTCTAGCCAT GATACTAAGAGTAAGAGACATGTAGCAACACCGAGCATGACAATGGCTCCGTACCAACGTTATCCAAGACCGGTACGACAGCCATTAATCCCACCTCAACATGAAtcggaaaaagaagaaggatttcTCGGTTCGCTTGGAAAGCTAGTCGTGAAAACCGGTTCTTCGGTTTCCGAGATGATGTCCGGTTCTAGAAATGTAATTCCCCCAAACTTTCATCAGTACCACCATCAGCAAGAACCGAACCAATGGCCGGTACAAGAGAGTTTCGCTATACCGGAAGAAGATGGACCACCAGCTTTAGAACCGAGATCAGGTACAAATCCAGATAAACCCTACCTTAGAGCACAAGGAACCAACCAAAACCGGTCTTATTACCAAGACTATGATCAATACCAAAACCAGCAGAAACGCAATGTGAACGATACAGCGTCGTTCGAAGATAACCGAGAGAAGAACGAGATTGTTTTTGGGGCAGTTCAGGAGCAGGACGGTCGCCGAGAAGCCATGGTGATCAAGGCCGTTGATTTCAACGAAGCCATT